CCACATGGAAATGCAATAGTTTATTGCTCGAAATGCCACCTTCCTCGGTGATGTGGCGCCCTACGCCGATAGACCTGTAGATATCAAGTTTGCGCGCCACTTTCGCTGCAGCGACGCGCGTTCCGCCGGTTCCATTGCTTTCTAGCAGGCCCGCTTTGATCAGATTTGCGACAGCTCGCCTGACGGTCGCCCTGTTGATACCGAGGGTTTCAGCGAAGTCGCGTTCGGAAGGAATACGGTCGCCCGGGCCGTATTCCGAAGAGGTGAGCAGTTCCTTGATGTGTTGCTCCACCTGCCTGAATAGAGGGCCTTTCCCACTGCTGGCCGTCGTTCCGCTTGCTGCTTCCGAAAGAATCTGACGTCGCCCTGTCTGCGTCGGTTTTGCTGCGGTCACGCTCAATTTGTATCCCACCGGTTCTGACTGAAGTGTTCCAATTATAATGGCGCCAAGAGTACCAAAAGTCAACGAAACTGAGCATCCTCAAAAAATGTGGTCTAGTATGCCTTGATCTGGTCCGATATCTGGTATAGCAAAATGACACCGCATATGATCCAGACACATCAGAGAGTAGGTCAAACCATGCAGCCATCCCAAATTGAATCCTCCATCCAGAGCGCGCTTGCAGCGGTTGCGCAGCGGAAATCGGTTTCGACCATCTACTTCGTCGCCTGTGGCGGATCGTTTGCCCAGATGCATCTGCCGAAATATGCGGTTGATCGAAATTCCTCGACTATTTTTGCTGAGACTTTCAACTCGGCCGAGTTCATTGCTCGCAATCCGGTTCATCTCGGCGAAGGAAGCGTCGTCATCCTTTGCTCGAGCTCCGGCAACACCCCCGAAACGGTAGCAGCCGCTGCTTTCGCAAAGAAGAAGGGCGCCTTCACCATCGGACTGACCACGAAACCCGAGTCTGAGCTCGGGCAGGTCTCCGATTCAACGGTTCCCTATGTCTCGACGCCGCTGATCGGCAACCAGGACGCACCGTCCGGTATCATCCTGCGAATCGCATTCGGTATCGTGAACGCTCGCGAAAATTCGCCAAAGGCGGCTGCACTTCTGTCGGCGCTGGAAAAGGTCGGAGATATCGCAGCCTCCGCCCAGAAAGTTCATGCGGAGGATGCCCGCGAATGGGGTGAGCGCAACAAGCGCGAACCGACGATCTACACGATGGCGTCGGGTTCGAACTGGGGTGTCGCCTATTCCTTCTCCATCTGCATTCTCCAGGAGATGCAATGGATCAACTCCCAGGCAATCCATTCCGGCGAATACTTCCACGGTCCCTTCGAAATCACCGACTTCGATACGCCAATCTTACTTCTTGTCGGCCTTGGTCCGACCCGCGAGATGGACACACGGGCACAGAAGTTTGCCGAGAAATACTCCAAGAATCTGCTCGTGCTGGATGCCGCCAAGATCGACATGCACGGCGTCGCGCCCGAGGTTGCCGAATACATCACGCCGTTGGTGTTCCAGCCGCTGATGCGCATCTATGCGGTGGAGCTGGCGGAGCGTCGCGGCCACCCGCTTACGGTTCGCCGATACAT
Above is a window of Allorhizobium ampelinum S4 DNA encoding:
- a CDS encoding SIS domain-containing protein; the protein is MQPSQIESSIQSALAAVAQRKSVSTIYFVACGGSFAQMHLPKYAVDRNSSTIFAETFNSAEFIARNPVHLGEGSVVILCSSSGNTPETVAAAAFAKKKGAFTIGLTTKPESELGQVSDSTVPYVSTPLIGNQDAPSGIILRIAFGIVNARENSPKAAALLSALEKVGDIAASAQKVHAEDAREWGERNKREPTIYTMASGSNWGVAYSFSICILQEMQWINSQAIHSGEYFHGPFEITDFDTPILLLVGLGPTREMDTRAQKFAEKYSKNLLVLDAAKIDMHGVAPEVAEYITPLVFQPLMRIYAVELAERRGHPLTVRRYMWKMEY